ATTTTGCAAATTTGACGAATTTTCAGGAATGGGCGAGAAGGCCCTTATCTAAAGTCATGATCGAAATGGCTAGGGATTACGTGTCCTTCCTTCCTGCTTTACATGCTATAATAATAAAGAACTTAAGCAAGTCATCTTTATGGCAAGTGGCAGTTCAAAGTGATGAACTTTCAAGACATTATTATTCGCCAATTTCTGTCATGTTTGGTTAGTATTTTTATGACTAATATCATATTTGTAATTCTGTTTTTATTCCTGGTTTTTAGACAAATATATGGCTTTTTGTGTTGTAGGGCCTGGATCATGTCTTAATGATGAACCGGTAGAGGCATATACAAATCGGTGTGCTACTACATTGTGTTACACCATCGATACTGAGCTTGAAATTCTTGTTGCCACAGATGACGGAAGATTCCTATTGGCCGGATTTTTTAAATACCTAATTAGTATGCTGCTTAAAAGAAAGAGCTGGAAAGCCTGTTTTCAGTTGCAAAACCTTGTCATTCGAAATAAGGAATTCATAATCTCGATTCCGCCTACTCACGAAGCCAGTTTGAAGAATGCATTCCTTGATCTGCAGAGAATGCTGAGCCTTCTCCTTCCTTATTTCTTAAGAAATAACAGATATGCAAATTACATCTCTAGCCTCATTACGGTCATTGATAAATATTCAATTGAAATTGATGATTCTGATTTGGTGAAATTTCTTTCGGAATTACTTGGTCACATGTCATTTAATTCACCAGTTGACAATTCAAGCCTACTTTTTCATCTGATCACCATATATAATAATATGCTGCCGGAAGCCGATAAGATTATTTTTGAGCATGCTGTGAACAGAGCCCAGTTTTTTGATGAATCTGGTCAACAAATTGATTGGAGAGAAATGGCATGGCGAAAGGCTTTATTGATTAGTGATAATGTTTCCACCACTCCAGTGAGAAAGGTTCATACTTTCTTTGCAGACTCGATGTTATGTCCTGTTTTTAACAGGCACTTTAAAGAGCATGTGGCTGAATCAGCATCTGTAAGAATTTTAGTCTTTACTATTTTCTGTTATATGACATTGTAAAGATGATGAAAACTAGTGTTGGATTTAAAACAGGCAATTCAAACACCTGAAGAATTGGACATCTTTGGACACTTCTATGGAAATTTTACGGCTCAAGCTGTGATGGCAATCTTTATGGCATTCAATCCTGGCGACAACAAGGAGTACACACATATGGACATACtttgttcttttcttttctgttttgataGATATTTCACTTGGATGTTATGTTCTGTAGGATTGATAATCTTCGTGATAATCTTCGCAGATGTAGAATCTAGAATGTGAAAAATCCTGGTATGTATTTAGACCTTTAAGTCTGAATCATTTGGTGGTGGCGTATACTCGTATTACTGATTTGTCCATTTGTGCAGGCCAAGGCAGTATGTTTTGGGAAGTTCAAGGTCAAGAAATCCTCTTAATAGGGATCATGACCCTTTTTCGATGGAAGAGCGAGTTGATGATGCTGATGGTTTTTCTTCCCTAGATTCAATGGAGGATGATTTTGGTTAAAGATATTTGGCTGAGGAAGCTGTTAGTTTTCAGACAGTGAAATAGTATTGCTATTTGTGGATAAGCTCGCCAGCTATAGCAATTATTGTTGCACtgatttgctatttttggtgctAAATTTGACAGTCTTATTTGCCCATCTTCGATTGAAGTATGTGCTGTGATCTGATGCAGCTATTTTTGAATTCTTATATTCTGTACTGTTTTTCATGACTGGCAATTTAAATTAGTGTGATCCGATGcagttattttttatttttattgttcatGTTCGTATTGTGGCAATTTTGATTTGGTGTTCATTTTCGTATGAATGCTTAGGGCAGCTCTTTCTATATGATAGCCCATAtagtgaaatactccctccgttccaaattacttgtcgcacatatggatgtatctagatgtatttttgttctagatacatccatttcagcgacgagtaatttgaaacggagggagtactagtatagATTATGGTAGGCTAGGATTTGTTAAGATTGTATTCTTTATTATATGATTCGTACCGTATCTCTGGGAGCCCGAAGTCTTATTCTCTACATCCACCGCATTATGCCAATCTACCTCTTTATTCCCTCCACATGTATTAGACCTAGCTGTCCTAAGCCCTAGCCACTGCCGTTTCTTCTGCACTGCGTCGCCCCGGGGTGGTTGATCTCCATGATCTTCACCGAGGGCCGCCCAACCTGTATTTAGGGTTTGTCCGCCGATCATATTGATTGGCTGCCAGAGTCTTTTTCCTGATCCATTTATTGGGGTTTCTCTCTCTCAGCATCTACAACCACCGCCGCCGTCAACTGGTGGCCAAAGCAGGAGCACTGCTTACCTTGTTTTAGTTATCGACCCATGCCGAAGTAAAAGCTCGAGATAGGGGAATGGTTGCAGGAGTTTTGGTAGTGAGGTGAGGCTGGCTATatagaaaaaagttcatcgtattagaaaaaagttcacaaatatgAAACAAAAGATCCTGTATAATGTATAATGAATTATAacaaagtttagcaaaaaaatgtATAATGGAAATGAATAAAAATAGGAAAGCACAACAAAACCGTTCCAGGAAAAAAAAAGAAGGCAAACCAGTAACAAAGCACGTCATGCGCAGGTGGTCGATTGGTTAACGTAGCAAACATTGATCGCCTGTTCGAATCACCGTGCATACACACGCTGTTCTTTTGTGTCTTTAAAATAGAAAAAAAGACTGGCCAGCCCAGCTTGGACAAGGGGATGTGCGCCCTATACCACCATCTCTCCTGGTAATAAAATACGGATTGAGTCTCCGGATTCACCGTCATAATATGCTTTCTTTCTATGAATTTatgctttcagtttgaatttaaacaTATACGTGAGGTGGTACTAATATACCCCGTTTGCATTATGCGTTTCCGAAGAAAACGCCGATCGTTTCTCAATCAAACGCTTAAAAAGAATCCCAATCGATCGATGCGTTTCCGAAAGAAAAAATGCCGATTGTTTCCTAGCGCACGTACACATATTCCACCGGTCAGTTCAGTGGCAAATATCGATCGATCTTCACCGGGATCGTTTTTTATCATGGTTCACCAGGATCGATCTCCCAGGCTCCCAGCAGCCACCTAGCGCACGTACAACATATCCCACGGAAAGATCTTCGGCAGGATCGTACTACTATGTTTTTCCTTTTGAGAAACAATCGTACTACACCTCGATGGATTTTTTTAGTAACCTACAACTGGATGGATGGCTGGTTACTTTCGCTGGCGTCATCAGTTTACATGATCCGACCACACTAATTGGTCTAACTAAGCCAGCGACGAGAGTCGAGCCTTGAGCGCAATGCGCCATTGACCGAGTCTAGCCGGGCGGCCAGCCGGACGACGTGGACGGAGACCAAGCAAACATACGCACGACGATGCGTACGCCCTTCACCGCTCCATGCATTACAGCCTCCATGTGACCACGTGCTCAGCGTCGAGCGGCCCCGTGATAGTACGCGGCAAGGTTGCAAGACAGACATGAAGAGGAAGAGGCTAGCATACAAACGGCAGAGGTATATATTTAAAAAAGATCATACTACAGAACAATCCTCTGCAAGTTCGACAACAATATCTACCTTGATTCTCACCCATGCCTAGATGATCAGCCCTTAAAAAATCATTTTCACGAGTAGTCTGTTGTATACATAATATGAGTAATCGTAATTTTTTTTAATATTAATATAATAGAAAAGAATGGCCAGGGGACAGTCTACTGAATTTGTTTTCCGTCGATTTGCTCCTAGCAGTTGGATGAAAAGGAACCGTCAGATCTTCTTATCTACCTCTTGAAAAATTTGTtcatcgtcttcctccccacgaCCTTGATGTGAACCACCTGCCTCCGCCGGCACGGCCGGCCGCGCTCCCACGACCGCCTCACCCTCCCCCCACCACCGAGTTTGCCGCTGCCCCCACCCATCCCTCCAAAGCCGGTGAAGTACCCAGTTCTCCAGCTACTTGCACCCCCTGCACCCTAAGATAGACAGAGAAGGTTGGGCTTCCCCCTGCACCCTAAGATAGACAAGATAAAACCTACTGTCGGCGGCCTGAGTGCTCCGCAGTTGCTGCTTCCTTCTCCATTGAATCGTCTAACCCAAATTTAAATTACAGGCAACTGTGGTCCAACAAAATTGACAATAGAAATTGTAAGTTTCATGCCATCAAAGACGAAGATGGTTGGCAACCTTGTCTCCGAGCAAGGGTTGTAGTTGATTGATCCATGTCCATGATCTCtattttctcccattgcaacgcacgggcatatgtgctagttaacCCTATGTCGGGCGCTAAGGGTGCCATATAGGGCCATATAGGATTTGCAGGTCTGGTTGGGCTTGATAGAAGCTATCAAAGGCGTCATCCGTTGCTTTTTTTTCCATAATTACATATACCAAGTCAAGCGAAAAGCTATCCCTTGAAAAACAAAGTCAAGCGAAAAGCTCACAAATAGACTTGGCCATGGGAAACCCACCCCGACCCGACCCAGCTCGAAATAGCCCGACCCAGCCCGGCCCGGCCTTGCCCGCGTGCCGGTCCTAGGCCTAGTTTTTGAGCCCGACTGCTAGGTCGGGCCGGGCTTGGACTTGCAATTTATGCGTTTGAAGGAAGGGGCATGGTTTGAGGCCCGACGGGCTTTTCCACTCATGGGCCGGGCTTGGACCTGAAAACTAGGCCTGATGGCCGGGCCGGGCCTAGGTTTTCTACTGCGGGCTTATGTAGGCCCGGCTGGACCTGAGTTATGGCCTGATATACTCACAAACCCTCCAACTAAAAAAGGGTTCTCAAACCCTAAAGGAGAGACCTCTCGGTTAGAGTGTCACGCCCAggatgtgaccctatcctaaaaggaactcgaaggtcccaccaaggatagaagcgcatcttgaagacacttttgcaaggtggatattattacatcaacattacataatagatggggatacatacaagaggcatacaatgccacatgaatacaacatcatcttacataagagcaccatccgactacggatggaacacaaacagaaactcaaacgacatccaccctgctagcccaggatgccgacctggaacctatcccctgatcgaagaagaagcagaaggagaactccaaaacaagcaaacatcgctctcgcgtcatgatcatcgcttaacctgtacctgcaactgttgttgtagtaatctgtgagccatgaggactcagcaatgccattaccatgggtatcaagactagcaaagcttaatgggaaaggaaggggtaaagtggtgaggttgcagcagcgactaagcatatatggtggctaacatacgcaaataagagcgagaagagagcaaatggaacggtcgtgaagctagcaatgatcaagaggtgatcctgaactcctatgtacgtcaaacataacccaaaaccgtgttcacttcccggactccgccgaaaagagaccatcatggctacacacgcagttgatgcattttaattcggatctggtgtcaagttatctacaaccggacattaacaaattcccatctgccacataaccgcgggcacggctttcgaaagtttataccctgcaggggtgtcccaacttagcccatgataagctctcgcgatcaacgaaggatataccttctcccaggaagacccgatcagtctcggaatcccggtttacaagacatttcgaaatggtaaaacaagaccagcaaagccgcccgatgtgccgacaaatcccgatagaagctgcacatatctcgttctcagggcacaccagatgagcaagacgtcgggttggcatagaccctggttgcccagggggcgccggacatcgctcaggttggaccaacactcggaggagcactggccccagggggggtaaataaagaagaccctcgggctccggaaacccaagggaaaaagggctaggtgaggcaaatggtaaaaccaaggttgggccttgctggaggagttttattcaaagcgaactgtcaaggggtcccataaatcacccaaccgcgttagggacgcaaaatccgggaacataacaccggtatgacggaaactagggcggcaagagtggaacaaaacaccatgcatacggtcgagtcttccaccctttaccaagtatatagatgcattaattaaataagagatatcgtgatatcccaacataaccctgtccaccatggagcaatcttcaacttcacctgcaactaacaacgctataagaggggctgagcaaaagcggtaacatagccaagcaatggtttgctaggaacggtgaaaaggttagaggctgacatggcaatttgggaggcttggtaaaacaagtgataggtagcgcagcatagcgatagaacgaagcaactagcatagcaatgatagtagtgagatccagggtagcggtcatcttgcctgaaatctcgcaaggaagaagaacgagtccatgaagaagacgaacagatgaagccgagccaagcgtagacgaacgaatcctcacgatcgcaacgaaacaggaactatcgagaagaaacacacaacaaggtaaacaaaacacacataaacaagacatgatgcccaaccaagtatgatgcaagacaagactacatgaagctactcatggcaagagatgatgcatacaagagcaacacatcaaagcaagtttaaatgaggccggaaacaacatataaaaaatccggtaagtcctcatatgcaaattttgaaattggtccagatctgaatgaacattaagttgaagttgttaaacaaccagttaagatgcatcaagatgatctacacgaaattctagtcaagttacatataaagttcatttagttcggagctacgacctagaagatatgagcaaaacaagtcaaataTGGCATTGATGttaaatgcatacaaacatcaagcaaacacctcaaaacaagggtgcaccatgataatatgaaactagatgcaaatctaaacaagtttcatatagagcacactcaaaactgagcaacggttcaacacatactctatacaagttcaaagggcatgctgtccaaaacagcaactaggcatactgcaagcaccaaaacaacaagctacaacattccaacgtgaaaacaaaaggcatgggcatgaagtacaggtgaagcatgacaaaacatgaacactgagctatctcaagaaatcaatagaacatgctcaaaaggacatgacaagtttgcaaataataacagtttacagtcttagcagaaataacatcaggttgcaatgtttagagctatcaaacaacatgttacaggaagctatcatggcaaccaaaggcatggcatgctaatactaaagataaaaaacaaaactcccttactgaactaattctaaAGATCAACATAAAATATGGTAtaatccatgcaaacatggcaaatgatatgacaaattcatacatggcaggaacaacaataagtacgcatgttggtgagcttgtaccactcaccacagagcaatacatggcatggcaaggtgaccaatagtaagaagacatgtttaggaagctaagcatggcaataaaaagttcatagggtgcatggatcactagcaaaacacatggcaaaactgaacttaaagttaatTAGGCTGACATCAATattatttagcaagttgagagcaagatCACAACAGgttacaacaggctataaatgcaaactgTGGAATGAATGGATATaccatgacatgtataacaaatcatccttagtgaacatctccagattatgcatataatgacttgtagcagcaggtttacatagcaacatgatatagcagattcagactagcaaaacagtaacaaaaagtaccctacttcacgagcttggtgcactcaccacaaggcaaaaAGAAAATACATGGATTACACCACAGCAAAGATGACATGATaaagtacaaaacacatgtagagatcatgctcataggatgcacacatcaaatgcaacaaaaatgacaaatcaccaagttataacagtttcagcaggttaacatcacataacactcttgcaacgatgattcggtgTCATGGGagatgaacacctatggggcagggccccttttcggtccggcagggGGCGGAGgacgcacgaagagcggatcgaggcgaagcacgcgagcgattttacccagcttcggagctctccggagagataatactcctactgctgcttgtcggattatattgtgttcttgctcgggagcttGGAGAGCTACAAAACTGAGcatgagtgttttctggtttcgaaccccccctacgttacgcatgggcctccttttatatgctcaaggggttaccaacaggtggcaacgcatgtaagggtaaaaatggaaaagaggTGCGGTAGGTGtacctacttgcacagtgtatcatacctaaccccgacggcaggggacaaaggcattaaatgcccgtctgtgtcgcctaaacagtgcagaaaagtgaccgttaggggcgccattgcttgccacgatggcaatcttgtcatctccgcttgccacctcgcaccgcttggctgcacagcctctcgccacgcgtgcctggagcagtcccagggcgacacgttgacggatgcgctggagcgtaggtacagagtggcatcctgccgcggcaagcgtcttgccgcggtcgttatcttgtcgcatccggaagcttgtcgctcgccgggtcttgccgggacgcgtggcgcgtcgcggcaagttccttgaaaatgccttggttggccttcccggcaagctcctcttgccggggccttgtcttctcagcttggacactttgttcttgaatggctccaaaggaaccacggaggaccttagcgggcacccggcaagccttgccgcggggcgctgcgactgcccgtgcacaagttcgggatactaaggtacccctactttagtacaccgacattcgggcatcaagatgacctcaaacaaacatggcacaatgcaatgaaatgaacataatctcacaatgaagaatttgatatattacacgcataaaacggagcagtatgcatggagttatgatgcgttgaacacgGCATGAAAATGCAAATATTTCGGGACTTGGGAAATTTCAGGGTCAACCTCTTTGCATCTGGATCTGGGGCTCGTCGCACGGGAACCAAGGTGGCGGCGCGAGCTCACCGGAGAGGGGGCGGAGAGGGTGCTGGTGAGGGCGCGAGATGGCCGGGGCGCCGGATCTGGCCGGCCCCTTGCCAGATCCGGCTGGGGACGGGATCGGCGGCGAGGCGAGGTCCGCCGGAGGAAGACAGGCGGCGGGACGGCGCGGCGTCATCGGGCGGGCGGCGGCCGGCAGGGACGCGAGAGGCGGCCGACGCCGGAGCAGGCGGCGGGCGGAGCATcaccggggcggcggaggcggcggccgcgggGCGCGGTGCGAGCGGGCGGCGGCACGCGGGAGCCGGGCGGCTGACGGCGGGGCGCTCGGTCTCGGGCGGGCCCGATTCGGCCCACGGCGGGTCAGATCCGGGCCCCGACGGGCCTGGCAGCGTGGGACGGCGGCGGGGATAGGTGGCAGGCCATgattgggcgcgggcggcggcgggattcgtccggcggcgggcggacatgtccgatgCTGAGAGggggggatttttagggtttggactgcgggatttcggggagtaagacatatttataggtagagggagctaggagagtccaaatgaggtgcggttttcggccacgtgatcgtgatcaaacgaccgagagcatggagggggtttggatgggttattgggccactttggagggatgttggactgcacacaaaagaggcttttgcggctacccggttaaccgttggagcatcaaacgacctccaaatggaacgaaacttgacaggtggtctaccggtggtgtactaaggccgcttggcaaatcaaggtccattccgagaatgtttaacacccgctcacagcaggagacaagaaggggacgccggatgacataggagtgccggattgcaaaacggacaacggggaaaatgctcggatgcatgagacggtcACGTATGCAAAAtgggatgcacatgatgacatgacaaaatgcaacacgcaagcaaatgacatgacaaggacggcgaataactggcagacacctggcgcatcggatccggggcgttacaacactcctccactaacaagagatctcgtcccgggatcttaggaccgagacagaagggaaaagggatgaggtgaaacaagaactcaagagaagaagcaaagaatcgagagcactcgagaagaagagaggaacggcgagaatgacgagaatcgaaagcacACGGagtcagatagactatgaaaccactccggttagaacgagataagaaatgaataagactgaaaggatttaggcagcactccggctgaaacatggaggaatagaacacgagcttcacccaatgagatggcacttgacgagatgaacaatgcaatgcctccggaagaattgaaagaatggaatgaaaagaacttagaaggaaggattgaatggagttgttgagaaaatcaacaacgaaaagaattagcctgttgtggtcttataggtaacatctcaagatcataaggtgataaccggccacaaacggaaatgattggatggCTGAGAAGAACgtagaaatgcaaaactccactttcgaagaatatggagaattaattgcacttcgagatgcgagaagaaaagatacttgaactccaccaacaagaatcttgatgaactcttgaagaatgaattaaatcatgaagaaccaccatgaagaactccggtgacaaaaagatgatgagatagaatgaaggaagaaagaataagatgagccttgcggtgatttagatggaggttccgacgaaatggccgaggaaatttgaactctggaaaagaaaagatgaatacacttggaactagaatttattcacaaGAACAAACTCCTAAGAAAGGGATTActtacttggatgaaataagaataagatttattgtatgcttatccttcatcaaattaaattgatgacaagcaatggattttgcatattacttattcttcttgaaaaggattaaggggggttatatggcgcaaaacttgagaaagtcttcatgaaccaccggtaggattcgaaagaacaaaaggattaaaatgataaacaaggaaaaggaatcttgaatgaaccaccgtaagaattcgaaaatgactgatgaaagagaaagaatcaccgagaagaattagaaaaACAAATATGCTTGATGGGATTTAGATACAAAAGAACAAacagatcatgagctgattaaagaacacttgaacgaagcaccgggataattggataacggtagctgaaatgtgaggacaaacAATTCTTCTGGAACgttggcctccggtgaaaagaaacaaaaatcaactcctgacatactccggatgggcaagaaaaggaatatctgacaaatggaataattcgagactgataacatgaagctagaaccgcgaatcttcgagagaatgggCAGAATTTAGGGGAAAACTctacttcggtcttcaaatgatgacgagaaacaccaccaaaagtgctgagatactccgggagaattagaagagtcaggtaagatcctgggaaaagatctATGGGTtggggcccactaaaagaaaacaccgttggaaaaggaTGATGAACAGATAGACGATGcatcggaacaattgaaatatttgaatgaggtgacaacctcgaattataACACACAAACAAATCTTCTGatatgtcttgagcactccggaaggataaacttgcaagaggcgaacgagcaaggagaacacttgatccaaggaaaagagtgtgatcaacccgaaaaaaactGGAATTGggtccaccagagaagaaaaagagatgaagaatgtcaaacaaatgagaattcaccggttgaaatagtTGACAAAAAACTGAAGAGGCTCTGcacaaatgaaattgatggtcgaaagagactcagactccgggaagaagagggtgggagggcgggaaaacaaaggcaacttggaagggggaaccgacgaatatcttgaagagaaaacaccggttgaaatcattgaggaaagaaagcaaagacttcacacgagtaggatggatacttttTTCGGACtctggctccgagaagaaaaaggggtgggcgggtgggaaaagaaaacaattgAGGATTGAatttggcaaagatgaagaggctcgagtcaacttgacgagaaatgcacaggacaaaagaggatggacaactcacgaaactaaccacgtgatcctaaagaaaaatttgaagggggaagaggagtaattcaaaacacctacgtcaagattcctcactacagcgacgaagggactgaggagtaaaaggaattcctactctccaatataactagactccgaaatcagttttcttctagactcaacaacggccaaactacacgatcaatcaagagggctcctatggtcggtcgaggctctgataccaacttgtcacgcccaagatgcgaccctatcctaaaaggaactcgaaggtcccaccaaggatagaagcgcatcttgaagacacttttgcaaggtggatattattacatcagcattacataatagatggggatacatacaagaggcatacaatgccacacgaatataacatcatcttacataagagcaccatccgactacggatggaacacaaacagaaactcaaacgacatccaccctgctagcccaggatgccgacctggaatctatcccctgatcgaagaagaagcagaaggagaactccaaaacaagcaaacatcgctctcgcgtcatgatca
Above is a window of Triticum aestivum cultivar Chinese Spring chromosome 6B, IWGSC CS RefSeq v2.1, whole genome shotgun sequence DNA encoding:
- the LOC123136906 gene encoding uncharacterized protein isoform X1, which gives rise to MASVPAADVDQGPTMDGTEVDDNLMGAGNSDMAIKIVTEPSKLPNSLLKPSRTDAIVIGFDCQGIDGISILLLALPDAVYLVDAIKGGQELVQACKIALESIAITKVIHDCRRHSKTLFDQYGIRLRNVMDTQVLYSVLQERKWEKPEHDRISLFAIRRYHEMTCAAEQRLKMLPCQEWARRPLSKVMIEMARDYVSFLPALHAIIIKNLSKSSLWQVAVQSDELSRHYYSPISVMFGPGSCLNDEPVEAYTNRCATTLCYTIDTELEILVATDDGRFLLAGFFKYLISMLLKRKSWKACFQLQNLVIRNKEFIISIPPTHEASLKNAFLDLQRMLSLLLPYFLRNNRYANYISSLITVIDKYSIEIDDSDLVKFLSELLGHMSFNSPVDNSSLLFHLITIYNNMLPEADKIIFEHAVNRAQFFDESGQQIDWREMAWRKALLISDNVSTTPVRKVHTFFADSMLCPVFNRHFKEHVAESASAIQTPEELDIFGHFYGNFTAQAVMAIFMAFNPGDNKEYTHMDILCSFLFCFDRYFTWMLCSVGLIIFVIIFADVESRM
- the LOC123136906 gene encoding uncharacterized protein isoform X5, yielding MVLYSVLQERKWEKPEHDRISLFAIRRYHEMTCAAEQRLKMLPCQEWARRPLSKVMIEMARDYVSFLPALHAIIIKNLSKSSLWQVAVQSDELSRHYYSPISVMFGPGSCLNDEPVEAYTNRCATTLCYTIDTELEILVATDDGRFLLAGFFKYLISMLLKRKSWKACFQLQNLVIRNKEFIISIPPTHEASLKNAFLDLQRMLSLLLPYFLRNNRYANYISSLITVIDKYSIEIDDSDLVKFLSELLGHMSFNSPVDNSSLLFHLITIYNNMLPEADKIIFEHAVNRAQFFDESGQQIDWREMAWRKALLISDNVSTTPVRKVHTFFADSMLCPVFNRHFKEHVAESASAIQTPEELDIFGHFYGNFTAQAVMAIFMAFNPGDNKEYTHMDILCSFLFCFDRYFTWMLCSVGLIIFVIIFADVESRM
- the LOC123136906 gene encoding uncharacterized protein isoform X2, which produces MASVPAADVDQGPTMDGTEVDDNLMGAGNSDMAIKIVTEPSKLPNSLLKPSRTDAIVIGFDCQGIDGISILLLALPDAVYLVDAIKGGQELVQACKIALESIAITKVIHDCRRHSKTLFDQYGIRLRNVMDTQVLYSVLQERKWEKPEHDRISLFAIRRYHEMTCAAEQRLKMLPCQEWARRPLSKVMIEMARDYVSFLPALHAIIIKNLSKSSLWQVAVQSDELSRHYYSPISVMFGPGSCLNDEPVEAYTNRCATTLCYTIDTELEILVATDDGRFLLAGFFKYLISMLLKRKSWKACFQLQNLVIRNKEFIISIPPTHEASLKNAFLDLQRMLSLLLPYFLRNNRYANYISSLITVIDKYSIEIDDSDLVKFLSELLGHMSFNSPVDNSSLLFHLITIYNNMLPEADKIIFEHAVNRAQFFDESGQQIDWREMAWRKALLISDNVSTTPVRKVHTFFADSMLCPVFNRHFKEHVAESASAIQTPEELDIFGHFYGNFTAQAVMAIFMAFNPGDNKEIDNLRDNLRRCRI
- the LOC123136906 gene encoding uncharacterized protein isoform X3; this translates as MASVPAADVDQGPTMDGTEVDDNLMGAGNSDMAIKIVTEPSKLPNSLLKPSRTDAIVIGFDCQGIDGISILLLALPDAVYLVDAIKGGQELVQACKIALESIAITKVIHDCRRHSKTLFDQYGIRLRNVMDTQVLYSVLQERKWEKPEHDRISLFAIRRYHEMTCAAEQRLKMLPCQEWARRPLSKVMIEMARDYVSFLPALHAIIIKNLSKSSLWQVAVQSDELSRHYYSPISVMFGPGSCLNDEPVEAYTNRCATTLCYTIDTELEILVATDDGRFLLAGFFKYLISMLLKRKSWKACFQLQNLVIRNKEFIISIPPTHEASLKNAFLDLQRMLSLLLPYFLRNNRYANYISSLITVIDKYSIEIDDSDLVKFLSELLGHMSFNSPVDNSSLLFHLITIYNNMLPEADKIIFEHAVNRAQFFDESGQQIDWREMAWRKALLISDNVSTTPVRKVHTFFADSMLCPVFNRHFKEHVAESASAIQTPEELDIFGHFYGNFTAQAVMAIFMAFNPGDNKECRI
- the LOC123136906 gene encoding uncharacterized protein isoform X4 — encoded protein: MASVPAADVDQGPTMDGTEVDDNLMGAGNSDMAIKIVTEPSKLPNSLLKPSRTDAIVIGFDCQGIDGISILLLALPDAVYLVDAIKGGQELVQACKIALESIAITKVIHDCRRHSKTLFDQYGIRLRNVMDTQVLYSVLQERKWEKPEHDRISLFAIRRYHEMTCAAEQRLKMLPCQEWARRPLSKVMIEMARDYVSFLPALHAIIIKNLSKSSLWQVAVQSDELSRHYYSPISVMFGPGSCLNDEPVEAYTNRCATTLCYTIDTELEILVATDDGRFLLAGFFKYLISMLLKRKSWKACFQLQNLVIRNKEFIISIPPTHEASLKNAFLDLQRMLSLLLPYFLRNNRYANYISSLITVIDKYSIEIDDSDLVKFLSELLGHMSFNSPVDNSSLLFHLITIYNNMLPEADKIIFEHAVNRAQFFDESGQQIDWREMAWRKALLISDNVSTTPVRKAIQTPEELDIFGHFYGNFTAQAVMAIFMAFNPGDNKEIDNLRDNLRRCRI